One part of the Brevundimonas sp. NIBR11 genome encodes these proteins:
- a CDS encoding metalloregulator ArsR/SmtB family transcription factor: MQTDPLSAKFAALADPTRRAILARLTEGEASVNELAEPFDMSLPAVSKHLKVLEKAGLISRGKEAQWRPARLEPMGLKGMAEWLEHYRRYWDQSFDRLEDYLRKVQKGNDDGKRN; the protein is encoded by the coding sequence ATGCAGACCGATCCTCTCTCCGCCAAGTTCGCCGCCTTGGCCGACCCGACACGTCGGGCCATCCTGGCGCGGCTGACCGAGGGCGAGGCGAGCGTGAACGAGTTGGCGGAACCGTTCGACATGAGTTTGCCGGCGGTCTCCAAGCATCTGAAGGTGCTGGAGAAGGCCGGTCTGATATCTCGCGGCAAGGAGGCCCAGTGGCGCCCTGCCCGACTGGAGCCGATGGGCCTGAAGGGCATGGCCGAGTGGCTGGAACACTACCGCCGCTACTGGGACCAGAGCTTCGACCGCCTGGAAGATTATCTGCGTAAGGTTCAGAAAGGAAACGACGATGGCAAACGAAATTGA